TTTTACCAACAATACGTCTAATTTGAGGTGTTAAAGCATTTCCATGTTTTACTATGCCTTGTTTCTCCATTTTTTCACTCCAAGCAAACCATTTGCCCATTCGGTTTTGTACTTCTTCAGGAGAAAGCCCTAAATCTGCGTATTCAGTTCCAACAAAAATCATCATAAATTCTTTCATAATTTCTAAATTTTTAAAGTTATTTCTCTTAGGACGACTGATGAGAATAAAACGGGACTATTTTCTTTAAAAATAATGAACTTAATTTTAAAAGACTCCAAATTAATAAAAAATAAAACCGCTGATAAGTACTTACCAACGGCTTTGAATGTAATAATAAAACAAAATCTATTTCTTTCTTAAATATATATTACCACTAATTGTTTTTAAGTTTAATGAGGCAATCCCATTTTTAACTGTGCCATAAATTTTACTGCCTACAACATTTCTCTTGTTCTTATTAAATTCTATGTCTAAATCTGAATATACAGTTCCTGTGAGCGTTTCAGCTTTAAATTTGGCATCGGTTACTACCAAATCGATATCTCCGCTAATTGTTTTAAGATTCATTTTTTTAGAATGTTTTTTCACAGTAACGTTACCGCTAATTAAATCTAGCGTAAGTTTTCCGTCATAACTTAATGCATCTACATCTCCCGAAATACTTTTAACTTTTAAAGCAATTCCATTAGGAACATACACAGTATAGTTAATTTTTATATCGTTGTGTTGGTCGCAATAGTTATAACTTTTAGATTTTTTTCCTTTACTTGTTCCTGTAGTTTTCTTTTTATACCTTTTGAATAGGTTTCCGTAGTCTGAAGTAACTTCATATTGACTATTTGATGCTTGACCTTTTAAACTAAAAGTATCATTGTCTTGATTATCATTAATATTTACTAGAGCTTCTACAGATATTTCATTTCTACTCCAGTTTTTTACTTCTATTTTTTCTGCGAACTTTACGTTTACAAATACACTTTCAATATTAGAAGCGCTGATTTTTTCGGTAACTTTTTTCTGTGCTGTTAGGGTACTATAAGACAATAGAAGCCCTATGAAGAAGATGAATCTTTTCATTGTATATGTTTTATGTTGTTAAATTTATTTTTTACGTAAGTAGATGTTTCCCAAAGAAGACTTTAATTTAATTTTGACACCTCCGTTGTTTATAGGGCTAACTATTTTTTTAATACCACTTACATTTCGTAATCCAGGTTTAGGAGTTGGTACATCAATATCAAAATTTGTATACACTGTACCATTTGTTTTTAACTCTAAACTAGCTTTGGTATTTGAAGGAATAGCAACATCGATTTCACTTGTAGATGAACTTACTGTAATAGGAGAGGTTTGACTTACTTTAGAAAACTCAATGTTAATTGGTCCAACATTAGAATGCGCAGTAATAGGTCCGGTAACATCTGTCATATGTATACGTCCGACATTAGTATTTACCTCTACTTCAGCAGTAAATCCAATTACCTCTATGCTTCCTAAGTTTCCAGTATCTACTGAAATGCCTACATTTTTTGGTAGTTCTATTTGAATTCCATGACGTTGAAAGTGAGATTTTAAATCTCTTATGATTAATGTACTTCCGTCTTTTGTTATTGAAAAACCAAATCCATTTGTGTTGTCTTTTCCTCCGGGGTAAATAGCCGTTAACCCCTTTCTTTTATCCTCTCTTTCTTTATGTCTTTTGTTTGAATGATTTTCATGAGACTCTTGAGCTTCATGATCTTCATCATGGTCGCAATTTCCGCAATTATCGTGTGATGATTTTAAATGTGAAATTGTTAACGAATTGGACGCACCCACTACAATTTTGGTTTTGGTATTGGTTTCAATACGCACCTTCTTTACTCCTGATAAAGCTTGAGTATATTCTTTGTTTTGAGCAATTGAAGCTCCACTAATAAATAATAGTATCAATAATATTTTTTTCATGATTTAATATGTTTTTCTCTAGAACAAACTTGCGATGTTGTATTCTAACTGTTGTTTTACGTATGTTGGTGTTTCGTCGTTGTCTAATAGTTTTTTCATAGGGTCGAGCGCTCTTTTTTCTTGAATCCTAGCTAGAATTTGAATTAATTCAATTTGCATAGTAGGTACTTTTTCCGTTTCTAACGATTTTATCAATGCTTGCCTTACACTTTCTAATGAAGAAAACTTTGCCAGTGCTTCTGCTGCAGCCAAACGCACGTTTACATTTTTATCATTAAATAACTTTTGTATAAGAGCATTAATTATTTGAGTGTCGTTATTATTAAACTCTTCTGCTTGAGAAACTGCAAGAATACGTTTACTAGCAGATTGGTTTTCTAATAGTGCCAACACTTGTTGTTCTTTTATATTTGATGAATTATGGTTGCTTGATTGTTGTCCAATTAAATAAGCACTTATTACGATTAAAATACTTGCGGCAATTCTTATATATGTTTTCCAAGGCGTATTTGAACGAATAGGAATAACTTTTGGTCCCTGCTTCTCAATTTCTTCATGAAGCATTTTCTCAAAATTAGCTTTTAGTTGCTTGCTAGGAACTTCCATACTATCAGAAGAAAAAAATGACAACAACTTCCTTGTGTGTTCTAGTTCTTCTTTACAGCTATTGCAAGATTCTAAATGAGTTTCAATAGTATTCATCTCATCTTGTGAGAGTTGTTTTTCGATATAATCAATGAGTTTATCTTGTATTTGGTTACAATCCATAATTAATTGTGTGTTGTTTGAAAGAAAATATCCTTTAACTTTTTTAAAGCTCTGTGTACTTTTACTTTTACCGCTCCTTCCGAACTTCCAATGATTTCTGCTATTTGTCCGTAGTTTATTTCCTGAAATCGATGCATTACAATCAATTCTCTATCGGACTCATTTAAACGCAAAAGTGATTTTTGTAAATGTTCTAGCTCTTCTTGATTACTGTTGGTAATTAATGTTTCATCAGTGCCTATAAGTTCATTTTCTATAATATTGGTTCTTTCTTTTTTTTGTTTTTGATAATAACTTGAAAAAATGTTTCTTGCTATTGTATAAATCCAAGAAGTAAAGTTTCCGCTTTTATAGGAAGTTCGATATTTCAAAACTTTTACAAATACCTCTTGAGTTAAATCTTCACTAACCATTTTGTTATGTACCATTTTGTTGAAAAAATTAAAGATGCGAACATGATATCTATCAAATAAAATAGACAATTGTTTTAGTTCTCCATTAGCTACTGCTAACATTAATTCTTCATCAGTTAGATGTTTCAACGAGTGTTAGTTTTGGTTAGTTTCTATCTTTAAAACCATCAATTTATAAAAAGGTTACATTCTTTTTTATTTTTTTTTGAAATAAAAAACCTCATAATTAAATTATGAGGTTGAAGTATTATTGTTGTTCTGTTTCGAGTTCAAAAACTTTTTGAATCATTTTATCACTCTTGTGCTGTAGTTTATACATGCCTATATCATTGAATAGATCTCTAGCAATGAGTATTTTCAAGTTACGTCGAATAAGCTGATTTGTTTTTAGGGATAGTTTATAGTCCTTCAACTGATTAAAAAACTTATTTGAAACTTCGTTATTTTTATCAAATTCCTTGATAAACTCGTCTATACTAAGTTTAGACAGTTGAACTCTGTTGTTATCAACATAGTTAAAAGCAAAGTTGTTTAGACGTCCAAAGAATATAGTTGGAATATAAGCGCTTGTATCAATTGGTACAAAAACGTCTGGAACA
The sequence above is a segment of the Tenacibaculum sp. 190130A14a genome. Coding sequences within it:
- a CDS encoding YciI family protein: MKEFMMIFVGTEYADLGLSPEEVQNRMGKWFAWSEKMEKQGIVKHGNALTPQIRRIVGKNRTVTDLTSAEVKEIVGGYYIIEAKDFDAVQEIAQDFPDYDLGNTVEIREVMVFDQ
- a CDS encoding DUF4097 family beta strand repeat-containing protein — protein: MKRFIFFIGLLLSYSTLTAQKKVTEKISASNIESVFVNVKFAEKIEVKNWSRNEISVEALVNINDNQDNDTFSLKGQASNSQYEVTSDYGNLFKRYKKKTTGTSKGKKSKSYNYCDQHNDIKINYTVYVPNGIALKVKSISGDVDALSYDGKLTLDLISGNVTVKKHSKKMNLKTISGDIDLVVTDAKFKAETLTGTVYSDLDIEFNKNKRNVVGSKIYGTVKNGIASLNLKTISGNIYLRKK
- a CDS encoding HEAT repeat domain-containing protein, with product MDCNQIQDKLIDYIEKQLSQDEMNTIETHLESCNSCKEELEHTRKLLSFFSSDSMEVPSKQLKANFEKMLHEEIEKQGPKVIPIRSNTPWKTYIRIAASILIVISAYLIGQQSSNHNSSNIKEQQVLALLENQSASKRILAVSQAEEFNNNDTQIINALIQKLFNDKNVNVRLAAAEALAKFSSLESVRQALIKSLETEKVPTMQIELIQILARIQEKRALDPMKKLLDNDETPTYVKQQLEYNIASLF
- a CDS encoding RNA polymerase sigma factor produces the protein MKHLTDEELMLAVANGELKQLSILFDRYHVRIFNFFNKMVHNKMVSEDLTQEVFVKVLKYRTSYKSGNFTSWIYTIARNIFSSYYQKQKKERTNIIENELIGTDETLITNSNQEELEHLQKSLLRLNESDRELIVMHRFQEINYGQIAEIIGSSEGAVKVKVHRALKKLKDIFFQTTHN